From the Hoplias malabaricus isolate fHopMal1 chromosome 13, fHopMal1.hap1, whole genome shotgun sequence genome, the window ACAAGTGTGTTGTTATTCATCCTTCTTCACTCTGTTTCCTGGCAGTGATGGGATCCCTCCGTACAAAATGGGCAGTAAGAAGCATCTTCAGAGGGAGATGCATCGGAACATGAGGATGAACGGCCAGGTCTCCTTACCTGCCTTTCCCGTAAGTGTCcggtctacacacacacacacacacacacacacacacacacgtccataCACACCTCCTCCGAAGTGAACTCTTACCGAGTGGGGGACACGGGCTTGGCTCTTGTTGAGATGATGACTCTAAGAGTGTTTGAGCAGCACGTTGATGTAAATAAGGCGTTTCTAAATGAGTCTGTTTTATCCCGGGGCCCCAAAATCAACTCCACTCTTTGATCAGTGGATGAATGGAGCCAGCTCGGAGGAAAGTGACAACTTCCAACAGCGATTgagccccccctcccctcctcctcctccatcccaACCCCCCCTCCTACAgtaccctccctccctccctctcttcctcccaATATCTCCATGGggtttgtgagagagaggaagcttCCTAGGGTTGTGTATGTGCTGCCTGGACAGCTTCAAGAAGCCAAGCTTTTCCTGAAAGCCAGAGTACAGTGACTTTGACCTGTTAGAAGAGACTCAGGAGAGTACATAAGTCATTCCAACCTGCAAACCACCCCCGTATTCCTCCTGCCTCTCATTTCTCAGCTGCTGTCTCCAGCACTCTTCCtcctgtcattctctctcttctttcttccaGAGCCTCACATAGTGCGGGAATATACATCGTACAAAGTATcttttcagtttctctctctctctctctctctctctcacacacacacactccatacaTTCTCAATTCTTAAAGCTTCCTGTGGTTTGACTGTAGTGTGCCCCTAGAGGAAACACTCTAATGCCACAGCTGAACTCCCACAAACCTCCTGTACGTTATTCTCCAGAGAGAAACCAAACAGAGCCCACCAAGATCAAGATAGTGCAGTGCAAAAACAATCGGAATACACTAAAAGAGGTGTGTCCACTGTTCCAGCCCTCGCTCACACATTTGGGGAGGGAAGAAGAAAGAATAACATTGCTGCTGTAGCTCAGAGGTGCGCAGCGTGCATGGGGTAAATAAATTACCTCTGCTCCTCTGATCTCCCTCCGTTtgactcctctctgtctcccccaCAGCCTCTGCTCATCTCCTCATCTTCCTTTCCCTTCTTTTAATCCTTCCTTTTTTGCCAGTCCCTctcctcccccccccctcccttcgCTCTCTCCTCTGTCACCCCCCACTCCCCTGTAGATATGTGACTTTTATTCCTAGATGTAAAGCCACTGTCCTTCCCAGCCCCAGTGCGCGTTTGATATTTGACGAGGGCCCTTTGAAGCGGCTGGCCTTCGCGAGGCCGGGGGCCGGTGGCTTGGTTGCACTACAGAGGGAACAAGCTGCGGCTCCTCCGAGCGTGACCAACTGCTCATGCCGGCAGCAGCCTGTGCCAGCGGTGCAGGCCGGATTGTGTGCATGTGCTGTGTATTTGAGGAAGGGGGGGTTGGGCTCAGGTAGAGGGCAGCTGTGTGCGTTTGACCCCCACCACTCATCCTCATTGTCCTTCTCATTCACCGTGTccatttctccatttctctcacaGAGGACAAGGCGGCCGCCCAAGGAGATGACCCCAGTGGATCCGGCTGCGTTTGCTGCGCAGCTGATCGCACGGCTGGAGAGGCTAAAAAGAGAACAGGAAACCATGAGCTCCTTGGAGGAGAGACTGCAGCAGATACAGGAGGTCAGTCCAtctctaagacctctaaattgtGCCTGATTTAGTGGTGGAACAGCAGAAGACCAGAGCTGTAAATCCATGCACTAAACAGTGTGTTTCTCTTGTCCTTTCGAAGTTAAGATGctgttgtttatgtttaaattGTGGCACTGGACCAGGGACATGTTTcacaaagtgaaaataaaaacacccgGAGATGATCTATAAGAGTTGCCTAAAGGTGTGTTTTCCTGCGCATCTGTATCTATACAGGAAGAAGAGCGTGAGGAATCAGAGCCCTCCAGTAGCGGTGGCGGTGCCTCGTCCTCCCAGCACTGCTCCCACCCTCTCCCGCTGCTCACCCCAGGCTCCGTCGAAGAAGACCCGCAGGCGATATTGGACGAGCACCTCTCCCGAGTGCTCAAGACACCCGGCTGTCAGTCGCCCGGAGTGCCCCGCCACTCGCCCCGCTCACGCTCGCCGGAGCTGAGGCCTCTGCCCCGGGGTGGGCCCGGTGGACCCCGGCCTCTCGGTGGACCCATGCTGGGCAGTTACCTACCCGGGCGAGCGTTTGTGTCTCGGCCGTCCACCAAACACATCCATCATCACTACATCCACCATCACTCCACGCCAAAGAGCAAGGAGCAGATCGAGGCTGAGGCAGCGCAGCGAGTACAGTGCCTGTGCCCAGGGGTCTCCGAGTGCTGCCCCTCGCCCTATACACGCAGTCGCAGCCTCGGCCGTGAGCAGGGAAGCAGCCCAGCGGAAGGCACACTAGGGTGAGCCACTTCACTCTGGGCTTATTCGGTTATTGATGCTAAAAATCTTTATTCTGATTCTTACAGTTTTTTTCTTAACAGCGAGGTACCTTTCAATTTAGTACAGTGCAATTACCTCATAATAGACGCATTAAAAGGGTAGAGATATATCCGTTTATTCAAAGGCAAATAGACATATTTTCTACACTTCATTGCAGATTGAACGTTTGTTTTTCCATCTCCCAGATGTTCCAGTGCTTTGTCCAAGCGTCTCTGCAAGTCCGGTGAAGAGGTGAACAGTGAGGGTGTAGAGTCGGGCACTCCAACACTGCAGCTGCCCACTGACAGCGCCGACCGCTCGCAGAACGTCTGGCAGTGGATCTTAGAGAGCGAACGACAGGCCAAGCACAAGCCCCACAGGTCAGAACTCCCACAATCCCACAATGTCCCAAAATCAATCCAATCCATGTCATTGATAGAAGTTTGACGGCTTGCTGCTTGTGTCTCCGCAGCACCCAGAGCACCAGGAAACTGTACGCTTCCGACTCAGTGCGCACTCACACTTGGGGCGGTGGTGGCAGCAGCGGGCATCTACGGGCGCACCAGCCTGCACACCCCTTTGTCCAGGACCCGGCcatgcctcctcttcctccacccAATACCCTGGCCCAGCTCGAGGAGGCGTGTCGACGCCTGGAGGAAGTCTCGAAACCCCCCAAACAGAGGTAAATAAAAACGGATGACCCACCAGCAATAGTTAAATGGCCAGCGTGTGTAAAGATGGAGACGTAAGGAAGCGCGAGACTGTGGAAGGCTTTGAGGAAGAGGCCAGCAGTGTGTTTTCAACATTTCTCATGTTCCAATGTGATCCAGCTAACTTCCTTTGCTTTCTGAGCTCTGTTGAAAGTGAAATCACATCCTCATACGCTGAAAgatgttaatatttattatgtGTTGTTATTTCCAGGCATTCAACCCCAGGCCTTCAAAGAGACAAGAGTCACCCAGTGCCTCTCCAAAACGGAGCTGCCTCTCTCCTGAGCCAGGGCCCTCAGACTGACGAGTGAGTATCCCGCCTTGCCTCTGTTCTTATGCCCATACATTGACACTGGATCCTTTCGCTGCACTCTGATCCATTGTTCAATAATGTACAATACACACGCGCACCAAGGACAGGCGTATGAGCCCGGCTTCTTCAGAAGAAGGCTTCTCTTTTCCCTTGCTTCAAAAAGACCTGCCGTCTTTCGCCTTGCTCTCTGGCCCGGGCCTTTTTTGCATTTTGAAGCACAAGGCCACAGCCACCTGATGGCCGAGTCCCCACccctttttttattcatttttaattggatGACCTTCACTCCGCCAGCTGTCTAGGGTGAGCAGGGCACTTTCTGAAGTGGCCGCCACAAAGCTCAGGAAAAGAAGGGCAAGGGATGGAGTGGGGGATGAATTAGTCAGCGATGGCTTTCGGACAGTGACTGTCCGGCTTTCGTTCCCTCTGTCACCAAACCTGTAGTGGCCCTGAAGATATCCACACCTTGTCTTTGTCGGATCTGTGTTGGTTAATGGTGGTTCATTTCTTAACCACATACTTAACTGATTGATAAAAATAGCTTTATTTCTGTGGCGTTTATTGTCGTCCCTAACACTTCTTTTTATTGTGGATCCCACAGCCCAAAAGAGCCAAAGAAGCAGCCCGGCAGCCACGCCCCCACCAGCTCCGAGACGGTGGTCACCTACTTCTTCTGCGGCGAGGAAATCCCGTACCGACGCATGATGAAGACGCACAGCCTCACCCTCGGCCACTTCAAAGAGCAGCTCCGCAAAAAAGGCAACTACAGGTACACACGTGTCCCTGTTTGTTCAGTGTGGGTGCTGGTCAGGAACAACCCAGCGGGGCCAGAACCTCCTTAAGATATAAGCGAAAGGAAGCCAGTTAAAAGAACGGTGACATGGAAAGGCCTCATGAGCTTGATGCGGTCCGGGTGTCAGCCAGTCGTTTCTGTGCTGTTCTCCTGTCGAACCGCTCCAAGCACAGACTGTACCGTTGTGTGTAAACGGAGAATGTTTACTGCGAGCTGTTTACTGGAGTTGGTGGTAGGAAGAGAAGGAGGGAAAAGGAAAAGAGGAggcagggagggagagagatgtgGTGGGTGTACAGAAAAGGAAAGAGGGAATTTTAACTGGAGCCGTTTGGTCACATCTGGTATTGATTTCATCGTAAGGCGCACTTAATAAGCACGTCTTTGAAGCCCAGGCCTTTCATTTCATGCACAAAGACTCACACAAATTCTTCACCGATTGTATCAAGCTACATTGCTCTcatgcacttgtgtgtgtgcgtgtgtgtttacatAAGGCTatcgttttgtttttttttcccttccaatGGATATTTCTAATTTACATCAAAGGACATCTTTGTTTCtgtcctgttttatttcagtgggGCTTTGACAAATGGCCGCCGCTACTTTTCTTCTTGCGCTTTGCAGCTTTAAAAGCTTATTGAAGCAGACAGACAGATTAGACCGTAAAGATTGGACTTGATAACTATAGCATCGTTCTTATTTCTCCATAAGCCCCTGGCTGACCCAGTCCAGCAGCGAACTGTAAAGATTTAAACCCGGTAAACGGCCCCGTACACAACCACTTCATCTGGCTCCCGCTGCTTATTTCTCGTCTTTAACGGTGGAGCTTGATGTACCTGAGCTCAGGCTCTCCTCCCTCGCCcccttctttgtttttttccaagGTCAAGTGAATTCAAAGCTGATGGTTTTAATAGCAGAAAATGTGTGGAGCTGGGTCATTTCGACATGGCAGCAGTTCAACAAAGAACAGTACTTGCCAGCGCTGCCAGACGATATTGGTGCCAGATGTTGTGAGGAGAAGAATCTTGCCACATAAAATGTGTTCCAATGGaaagacttttctttttttttcctttccttgcTCTTTTTTCTTCgttctctgatttttttttttttctttcctcaagCAAATAAGAGCTGTGTTTCCCGTTTGAAGATTTTTGTGGGGGAGGatgtagcctttttttttttctcagaaataaGAATGTAATTATGTGGCATGTCTTACTCTTTTACTTTGTCTCGTATTTACAAAGTTCCACCGAGAGGGACAATAGATCACTTCCGTCTCGGGTGTGTGttgaaaaacagagaagaaactTTTCTGCAAAGGCCCCTCATTTGAAATCTCCCTGTATGTTATATGTGAACTGCCTCCTTTCTTTTTAGAAGCAGCCACTCATTCTGCCAGCGGTGTTTGCTGAAAGTTGAgcaatcccccccccccccccttgttCCTGTAGATGTTTTATGTGCATTGTTTGTATGACTTGGTGGAGTCTGCTCGTAAAATGAAAGTTTAACTCGTGGAATTCGAGAACGCACCACGTTTCTTAGCGAACGGGGGCATTTTCCATTACAGAGCTAATTGGAGCAGGCCCCCTACTCCTCACCCCTACTTCTCCCCTGCTGCTTCCTTTTCCGTTTGAAAGGGGAGCCGGAGAGGGGGATCATTGCCTTGTTCTTGGtttcacagagagagtgagggagaggggCCAAGCCCTGGAGCATGTGACCTCCTGAAGACGATGAGCTTCCTCACCCCGGGTCACACACTCCGTCAACCTGAGAGGTATCTCCCCCTCTCAGCCCCGGCCCAGTCACCAGCCaagaacagggagaaagcaagagtcagagtgtgtgtgtgtgtgtgtgtgtggtgacatGCAGACATTCCGGCACCCAAAATATCAACCTTTGTGAAAGAAGCCCTTCATTTGACAGCGCTCCCAATTAGACACCAGTAGACAGAGGAACACTGGCGAcaagcaggagagagaggaggggcgTCAGGATTTAAGCCACCCTCTAATTTAGAGCAAAGCCCCCTTTTTGGCCCAGAGTGGACCTGGACAACAATACGAGGCTGGGGACAGGACTCTGAGgggcttattttatttatggatCAGGTTTgggcttttttgtgtgtgtgtgttttgttttgtttttaaagccaTTTCTGTCCTCAGAAAGATCAGAAGCATCTTTCTCCCCTTCAGGAACATGTGTAGTTGGAAGGGATCGGGGCTTCTTTTTGACCTTTGCACATCAGATTGTTACCAATGGCTGCGTGCCTCGAGCCTCTCGTCAGTAGCTCATTTCCAAGGCTCCCCACTGACTCAAGTAAACAATTGCAGATGAACCCAGGACCTGAGGCgaggggtgtgtgggggggggtgtaggCCGGCCCGCAAAAAAATGATGTAAAAGCAGATGCAGTTTTTAAAGTGTTGTCCTGACTACAGAGCTTTAACCCTTCACGTCCGTGTCTCCGCAGGTACTACTTCAAGAAGGCCAGCGATGAGTTCGAGTGCGGAGCCGTCTTTGAGGAAGTATGGGACGACGGTACCGTTCTTCCCATGTACGAGGGCAAGATTCTGGGAAAAGTGGAGAGAATGGACTAACGGACTCATGGACTGCACCGTCCGCTAGCTCAGGCCGTGCAGGAACAGCCCTCCGCACACAGCACGAGGCTCAAAGCAAAGAAACGGACTTCAACTAGTTTCCCAAGCTAAAGAAATGTTAATATATCCActacacttgtttttttttcttactttttggCTCGACAAGCTATTGAAGGAATACTAGCCAATGAAGTACGCCTATTGGTGGAGGACTCCAGCAATGCAGCCTGGGAGATCTTGCACCATtcctagcaattggaacactcAAGAGACGCTACAAAGTATGACCACTGTCTGAAGATGCGggtgactgttttttttttgttttgttttgcgaAATCCTTTTTATCCGAGGGACTACAGTGCACCGCGAGTGGTGCGGCCCGCTCCGTGGACTGCTGACCGACGTTTAGTTGTGCTAATTGTAGCTGTTTGtaagtgtgtgcatgtgggtgtgtgtgagtgtgtatgcaGAGGTGCTCCTATGTGCACGTTATAATATGCTTTAGTCACAAGTTAAAAAgactattaatatttattaaaccgTCATTTCCCTCCTGCCCCATGTCCAGCCGATGGACAGACAAGCTGCTTCGTTGAATTGGGAGATCTTTCCAATGTAAACTCATGCATGGACACAAGTCTATCTagagtcccccccccccccttaactGAATGGACTATGCCAGGAGTCTCTATGCCTTCCACTGAGGACATGACTTCCTTGCTGGATGTTAATCACTTCTCTCGAAGCGCTCGGCTCATTCGGTGATCGCTCCGTTCGCGTCGTGTCATAGTGCCTTTTGAGTTGTTGGTCCCAGGCATCGCACGTGATTGATCGGCCTTGTCCTGGAGGCTCAGGTATAATCCTGgaatgaacaaaggaaaaaaagaaaagcattgCGGTGTGTTCTTACAGCTAAGACGATCACTTACATGATTACGAACTGCCACCAACCTCCAAAAAGAACAAGGAAGAGAAAGGCCTCTTGATTTGAGCTCTCTGTTTGAACTTGGAATGAGCAGATGCACAGAAGTGGGTTGTGTCCAGTACTGAAGTCGTATCCACAGTGGCAGGAGTGCGCTAAGGCCATACAGAAGCACCGAGCTCCCGGACAGGACATAGTTATGCATTGGCATTGTCAGCAGAGGAGTGTACACTAATGCTAGTGTTTTAGACTGCAGTACCTGTGCCTACATGGATACCATGCCGTGTGCTGCCCTGCTTCAGGGTGTAATATTCCCTTGCTTTTCTAAAGGGGTTTATGtttcaaagattttttttatgcttTGGATATCTTGTAATCATGATATTCtgggttttttattttccaaggcttttgtttttctgttccaCTTAAATGTAAATTATGCATTATATAGAGCATCATTTTAAAGATGACTTGGTACtttaattattgtaattatGAAGAGATGTAgcctttattaaaatgtttatatttttcaaatgaacTCCCGGGCTTTGCTTGATGACTTTCTCTTTAACTGATCgttgtggacagtgagtttgtCTGAGGCTGTGTTTAATGGACGTTTACAGGTAACGAACGGGAATGTAATGAACATAGCGCTGATCTCCTCTCATCCCCACGTCCCAGAGCTTGAAGGATCTGTTGGTGTTGGGCTACGTCTCTCGGGGTGACTGCTGCAGACACGATGATGACAGAGAGCACAGGGAGCCCATCCTGAACTGCTCCCCCGATTGGCCGTCAATGCTGTTCGTTAAAGCGCCGTTCACGACTTCACTCCCTCATGCTGCCTATGGCTTCTGAGCATTCCAAGCTGTTCCCAGACCTGCGCTTAATGAAATACCAGCCCAGCCCTTTCCCAAAGTCCCCGCCATGAGAAACAACTCCTAAACTATAATGTTCTcccagggaaaaaaagaaagcccTCATGGTTCCTTAAGtgtacccccaccccccctcctcCATTGTAGGTGGGAACCTTCGGCGAGAGCTATCAGGTTGTTTTTGGTTGCCTGTTTGGCAAGGAGCGCCGGTGCGTTTGCATAGTATCGTGTGGGAATGGCTTTAGCTGCCTGGCTTAGATCACTGTTTCGAGTGCTCACTTGAGAGCCGAAGGGGGGAGCTTTGATGAAGCTTTTCTTCAGCGCCCTCTCCACGCTTGGGCCAggtctctgctgctgctcgGGGAGGCAGGAGGCAGACTTGCCAGCACCCCGGGTGAGGGCTGGGCCTCTTCCTGGGGCTAATTGGGAGGATTAGATTCAACCCCAGCCCCCCAcactaccccccccccacctcctttGGAAACTGCAGCAGACAATGCACGTCTTAATGAAGCGCTTCAGACCCTGGTGAGAAATCTCAGGCATATTTGTTCCCATTATCGGCCTTTTAATTCGCTCCCTTgcagaaaattaataaattcagcGGTAATTTGGCCACCAGAGCCCTGTTCtgtctgagtctgtgtgtgtgtgtgtgtatgcgatatatatatgagtgtatgtgaagagagaaggagagttgCAGTGTATAAAGCTGCTTTTAAACGTAATGCCCAGCTCAGGCCTGGCACGATGTGGTCAGAGTTCCTGaccctccccccctcccccccagcTCTTCACTTCCCATCTCTTAATTGCCCCCGTCATTCCACCCCTGCTCTGTTTTTATAGCTTCCGCCCAAAACAAGTAGATCTCCCACTCCCCAGCGGCGTCGAGGTGGTCTCGGGTGTAGCACGACCCGTTCTGTCCTGATGGTCCCTGACGATCCGGTGATCTTATGAGCCGTGGCCAAATTACAAGACCAAAGCACTGCTCTGTTTCTGCTTCCCCAGCACTGACAGCTATATCTCAGCCCATGAGCTCATTACCGAATCAGGTGAAGTAGAGCagaagataaaaacaaacgGAGTAGATCTGTGGGCCTCCAGCCGTGGATGTGTGAACCGAGGATCAGACGGGCAGCAGTGTCTGGCAAATGGAGGAGCACAACTGCACTCGGAAGACCTCTTAACTGTTTCATTTTCCCTGCTTTGTGCAGGATGGTAATTGGCATTAAGCGAAGCTTTGGCTGGAATAaacagtgtgattgtgtgtgtgtgtgtgtgtgtgtgaaagcgaGCTAAAGCTGGCTCCAATCtccagtcccccccccccctcgccTTACACTGCAAGGCTGGGGACTATTGTGCCACTAGCTTTTGTTGCTCCAAGGAGAGTGTGGCTCCAAACCAGTTCCACGACACAACGGGTCTCTGTTGATAGATTTGTGTGCCAGGTAAAAGgggggaaaacaaaacaaaacccagaGCTAGGACCGAAAAAGCGGGACAAACAGAAATGACAAGGTTTAGGGGGGCGGTGGTGAAAGGAAGAATAAGGAAGCGAAGGATAAATAGGGAAGGAAGAGGGgggaaagggagggagggagagagagagcgggacaGAGACTGAGGAGATGGGCTATTGCCAGGAGACACATCAAAGCACTCCCTTGATGTTTATTTTGAATGGGCACTAATGGTTTCTGAAGGCAAAGAattgcaggaggaggaggaggagatgaagaacgagagatggagagaaagcaAGGCGTCAGAAAATCCTGCAAGGGCACAAACGTTCTAAAAAAAgggaagaaaaatgaaaaagctcCGGGTGTGGTGATGGTGGCGGAGATGCTAAGTCCAGGTTATGATTACAACTAAAGAAGCGCTTGCACTTTGAGCGCGCTGCCTCAGGGCTGGGCTGGGTAGGCTGTGTCCCGGCCTGGCCGCGTGCGTCTGTCTTTGTGTGCCTTCAGCTGGGAGATGGACGGTCTGTAAACTTGCTGGCGTTGCTTCATGTGGCCTTTTACCAGACATAGATCCACAGAGGCATGTGTGCTGAGCAGGTAGTGTTACCATGTCCTCTCAGTGAACGCAGGCGAGGGAGACGGCGGGAGAGTGTGTCGTGTCTTTGCTTGCCACCGTGCTGGAGTCCAGGCCCTTCATTA encodes:
- the axin2 gene encoding axin-2, whose protein sequence is MNRALTDPVVSSFREDAPRPPVPGEEGEARCRDPSETAVMRAKEAARALPPRGEEGLGEPEGSASPDSPLARWTKSLHSLLGDQDGAQLFRAFLEREKCVDALDFWFACNGFRQMDLKDSKTLRVAKAIYKRYVESSGVVAKQLKPATKTFIRDNVKRQQIDSAMFDQAQTEIQITMEENAYQMFLTSDIYLEYVRSGCENAAHVKAGTLAGLKLICGDLPTLNEEEEWSCNEFKAKALAVVGLSAKSLRSASTLRTVEVLEKSYRSYRRGDPGNPFHVASGCSFAPTTSANDSEISSDALTDDSMSMTDSSVDGIPPYKMGSKKHLQREMHRNMRMNGQVSLPAFPRTRRPPKEMTPVDPAAFAAQLIARLERLKREQETMSSLEERLQQIQEEEEREESEPSSSGGGASSSQHCSHPLPLLTPGSVEEDPQAILDEHLSRVLKTPGCQSPGVPRHSPRSRSPELRPLPRGGPGGPRPLGGPMLGSYLPGRAFVSRPSTKHIHHHYIHHHSTPKSKEQIEAEAAQRVQCLCPGVSECCPSPYTRSRSLGREQGSSPAEGTLGCSSALSKRLCKSGEEVNSEGVESGTPTLQLPTDSADRSQNVWQWILESERQAKHKPHSTQSTRKLYASDSVRTHTWGGGGSSGHLRAHQPAHPFVQDPAMPPLPPPNTLAQLEEACRRLEEVSKPPKQRHSTPGLQRDKSHPVPLQNGAASLLSQGPQTDDPKEPKKQPGSHAPTSSETVVTYFFCGEEIPYRRMMKTHSLTLGHFKEQLRKKGNYRYYFKKASDEFECGAVFEEVWDDGTVLPMYEGKILGKVERMD